One part of the Glycine soja cultivar W05 chromosome 11, ASM419377v2, whole genome shotgun sequence genome encodes these proteins:
- the LOC114373151 gene encoding uncharacterized protein LOC114373151, with amino-acid sequence MPLYAKFLKDMLTRKNKYIHSDTIVMEGNCSVVIQHILPPKHKEPGSVTIPCSICEVSVGKALIDLGASINLMPLSMCQRLGELEIMLTRMTLQLADHSIIRPYGVIEDALVQVKHLTFPADFVVIDIEEDVEIPLILGRPFMSNASCVVDMGKGKLELSVDDQIVTFNLFDAMKHPSDHKACFKMDKVEQEIDMVAKAMVMHTLLKKVLSNTLKCLTAEEEQEVQSCLKELGE; translated from the coding sequence ATGCCGCTCTATgctaaatttttgaaagatatgctAACTAGAAAGAACAAGTACATCCATAGTGATACTATAGTTATGGAGGGAAACTGTAGTGTTGTGATTCAACACATCCTTCCACCAAAACATAAAGAACCAGGCAGTGTCACTATACCTTGTTCCATATGTGAAGTTTCTGTTGGCAAGGCTCTCATTGATTTGGGAGCCAGTATTAATTTGATGCCACTTTCCATGTGCCAGAGGCTtggagagttggagataatgCTGACTAGGATGACTTTACAGTTAGCAGATCACTCCATCATCAGACCTTATGGAGTGATAGAAGATGCTTTGGTTCAGGTCAAACACCTTACCTTCCCCGCTGATTTTGTTGTGATTGACATAGAGGAGGATGTTGAGATTCCTCTGATCTTGGGACGTCCATTTATGTCAAATGCTAGTTGTGTAGTAGATATGGGGAAAGGAAAATTGGAGTTGAGTGTTGACGATCAAATTGTCACTTTTAACCTGTTTGACGCTATGAAGCATCCGAGTGACCATAAGGCTTGTTTTAAGATGGATAAGGTGGAACAAGAGATTGATATGGTAGCTAAAGCCATGGTTATGCATACCCTTCTCAAAAAAGTGCTGAGCAACACCCTTAAGTGTTTAACTgcagaagaagaacaagaagtaCAGAGTTGCTTGAAGGAATTAGGAGAGTAA